The genomic DNA CGATTAACCGAGAAGCGGGAATTTGTTAAGGCATACTGCGAAAGTCTGCCCCCTTTCTATAGTATTTTTTGGAAAAGTCAGTTTTTGATTTCGTGCCATGACACAGCTCTCATACCAAATTTACAACTGGAGAAAATCTCTCCTGGGTCTGATATTATCGGTGATGTTGATATTGGCGGCGATCGTACTGGTAGCCGCACCCGCTTTTGCCACAAGTCTGTATGAAATGCCGACGCTCACAGCAGGCTCGAACACTTGGGCGATCGACAAGGCGGAAGTTTTGAGTCGCCTCACTGAAGGTGAGCTTAGCACTTCTCTGGAGGATTTAGCCAAGAAAACCGGGTATGAAGTGCGGATGGTTACGATTCGCCACCTTGATTATGATGTAACCATCGAAAGTTTTACAAATCAGCTGTTTGACAAATGGTTTCCCACTCCAGAGGCGCAAACCAATCAAATTTTGTTGGCGCTCGATGCCGTTACCAACAACACGGCAATTCGCATCGGTGACAAGGTAAAATCCGTCATGTCCGATGAAATTGCCCAAAGTATAGCTTCCGAAACCGTAGGAGTGCCGCTGCGACAAGGCGACAAGTACAATCAAGCTTTGGAGGACGCTACAGTTCGTCTGGTTGCCGTATTGTCCGGTCAACCCGATCCTGGCCCACCGCAGGTAACAGAAAACGTGCGGGCGGAACGCACATTTAAAACCGCAGCAGAAACTGACAAAGGCAGTTCTACTGTCTGGGTGATTGGGTT from Aerosakkonema funiforme FACHB-1375 includes the following:
- the psb32 gene encoding photosystem II repair protein Psb32, with protein sequence MTQLSYQIYNWRKSLLGLILSVMLILAAIVLVAAPAFATSLYEMPTLTAGSNTWAIDKAEVLSRLTEGELSTSLEDLAKKTGYEVRMVTIRHLDYDVTIESFTNQLFDKWFPTPEAQTNQILLALDAVTNNTAIRIGDKVKSVMSDEIAQSIASETVGVPLRQGDKYNQALEDATVRLVAVLSGQPDPGPPQVTENVRAERTFKTAAETDKGSSTVWVIGLLIAATVIPMATYYWYQSMGS